From the genome of Altererythrobacter sp. BO-6:
ATCGGGCGACCAATTATCCGGAATGGCGATCGGCTCGCCGTCTTCGATATCGACCACGCGCAGCACGGTGACCTTGGGCACGCCCCCCATGCGGTGATAGGCGGTCTTCTTGCCGTCGATCAGGCCTTCCTCGGCCATGTCCTTGAGCAGGCGCTTGAGCGCGATCTTTTCCTGCCCCTTCAGCCCGAACGCCTTGGCGATTTCGCGCTTGCCGGCGGGTGTATCGGACGTCTGGACGAACTCCAGAACCTGCTTCTTGCTGGGAAGGCCTTGCGGGTGCCGGACGGGTCGCTTCGCCAAATCAATATGCCTTGGCGATCAGGATCCGCTCGACCGCCGGTGCGCCGGTGAAGATGCAGGTGCCGTCCGCCGGGGCAGCATCGCGCGGCACATTGCGGATCGTCAGCTTATGCGCCTTCAGCGTTTCCACCACCTTGTCGAGCGCAGCGCCGCTCGGTTTCGACCACTGCACTTCCAGCCAGCCCGGATATTTGGTCGAACCATCATAGAAGGTGGCCACCTCATCCAGCGATGTCACGCCGCGGGTGATGTTGGCATCGCGCCGCTCCGCCGCTTCATTGAACAGCGATTGCTGGATATCTTCGAGCAGCGCACCCATGCCGGAAACGCATTCGTCGCGGGCAATGAACTGGAATGCGGCCTTGCCATTCTCCATGTCCCACAGCCGGTCGCGGCGGATCATCGCCACCTTGCCTTCTGTCATGTCGCGCGGGCCGACTTCGATGATGACCGGCGCGCCCTTGCGCACCCAGTCCCACCGCTTGGCCGCCGCCTGGCCGGGCTTGGTGTCGAGCAGCACCCGCACCGGCTCGCCCATCGAAGTCTCTGCGGCGAGCTGGCTGTGCAAGTCCTTGCAATAGGCCAGCACATCGGCGTCTTCGGGCTTGTCGCGCAGCATCGGCAGGATCACGACCTGGTACGGCGCAATGCGTGGCGGCACGCGCAACCCGTCATCATCGCCATGGGTCATGATGACGCCGCCGATCATGCGGGTCGATACGCCCCAGCTGGTGGTGTGGCAGAACTGTTCGCCGCCTTCGCGGTCCTGGTATTTGATCCCCGCCGCATGCGCGAAATTGGTGCCGAGGTAATGGCTGGTGCCGGCCTGCAGCGCCTTGCCATCCTGCATCATGGCCTCGATCGACCAGGTCTCAACCGCGCCGGGGAAACGTTCGTTCTCGGGCTTTTCACCGGCAATCACCGGCAGCGCCAGATCTTCTTCGGCGCAGGCGCGGTACATCTCCAGCGCGCGGTGGGTTTCTTCCAGCGCATCTTCACGGTTTTCGTGTGCGGTATGCCCTTCCTGCCACAGGAATTCGCTGGTGCGCAGGAACATGCGGGTGCGCATTTCCCAGCGTACCACATTGGCCCACTGGTTGGTCAGAAGCGGCAGGTCGCGCCAGCTCTGGACCCAGCGCGCCATGGCATCGCCGATGATGGTTTCAGACGTCGGGCGGACAACCAGCGGCTCTTCCAGCTTCGCTTCGGGATCGGGGATCAACCCGCCCTTGCCGTCAGCGATCAGCCGGTGATGGGTGACGACCGCCATTTCCTTCGCAAAGCCTTCGACATGCTCGGCCTCCCGCTCGAAATTCTTCAGCGGGATGAAGATCGGGAAGTAGCAGTTCTGGACGCCGGCCGCCTTGATCCGGTTATCCATCAGGCGCTGGATGCGTTCCCAGATGCCATAGCCCCACGGCTTGATCACCATGCAGCCGCGCACCCCGGATTCCTCGGCCATGTCGGCTGCGGAAATGACTTCCTGATACCATGCAGCGAAATCGTCCTCGCGCTTGGTGTTGAGGGCGTGGCGGATCTGGGACACTTGTGTTGGTTTTCCTGCTGGTGCGTGGAGGGTCTTGCGGCGCCGCCCTTCGCGTTATTTGCTGAGTTCGTCCAGCTTCTTCTGCATTTCGGCCATCTGCTTGCGCAGCGCGGCGATCTCGTCATTTTGCCCGCCAGAAGGTTTGTCGGCGCGCTTGTTCATGCCCGGCATCAGGACATCGGTGGCCGCACGCATCATCGCCATATTGGTTTCGTGGATCTTGGCGAATGGCGTGCTGCTGATCCCCTTTTCGAAGGCCTCGCGGATCTTGCCCTGGTTCTCGCGGAAATTGGTCATCGCCGCTTCGAGATAGCTAGGCATCATCGCCTGCATCGAATTGCCGTACATGCCAATGAGCTGGCGCAGGAAGCTGACCGGCAGCATCTGTTCGCCACCGCTCGCCTCTTCATCCATGATGATCTGGGTCAGGATAGAATGGGTGATGTCTTCGCCGGTCTTGGCATCAAGCACCTGGAAATCGACATTGTCGCGCACCATCGCCGCGAGATCTTCCAGGGTGATATAGCTTGAGGTGCTGGTGTTGTAGAGCCGCCGGTTGGCGTATTTCTTGACGATGACGGTGTCGCCCTCGCCCGCGCTTTTCTTGGCCATGTGCTGCAATCCCAAAGGTAGAATGCTGCAGCATTAGCACTTGCACAATGTGCAGCGCAACATGGCGCTATCGGCTTTTCAAGCGTTGCCCCAGAACGGTCAGCAATTCGTACTGCGGGATGCCGCTTTGCTGCGCTGCATCGGGCAGCGAATAGGGCACACTCAACCAGTCGCCTTCGCTGAGATCGGGTGCGTCCGATAGATCGATGACGATCATGTCCATCGACACTTTGCCAAGCACCGGAAGGCGATGTCCGTTGTGCTCCAGGGCGCCAACTTCACGCCAGTGATGCAGGTAGCCATCGGCATAACCAAGCGAGGCGACGCCGACCCGCATGTCTCGCGGGGCAATGAACGTGGCGTTGTAGCCAACGCTTTCGCCCGCGACGATCTGGCGGGTCTGGATGATCGCCGCTTCGGGATAGGCCACCTGGCGGATTTCGCTCGCCAGTTCCGGCCGCTGCCATCCCCCGTAGAGCGACAGACCAGGCCGGGTGAGGTCGAAATGGTAATCGGGGCCAAGCGCAATACCGGCGCTGTTGGCGAAGCTGACCTGCCCATGTTTGATCAGTGGAATGACTGCTTGAAATGCGGCGAGCTGCTGCACATTCTTCGGGCCATCCTCGTCAGCGCTGGCAAGGTGCGACATCAGCGTGCGCACATCGAGCTGCGCGACCAGCGGGTCGCCGACTTCATGCGGCGACAAGCCGAGCCGGTTGATCCCGCTGTCGATCATCAGGTCACACGGCCCGCCGCCGCTCTCGACCCAGCGCTTTGCCTGCGCCAGCGAATTGATCGTGGGGATCGCGCCGGTCGCCCGGGCATAGGCTGCATCCGCGTCAGTCAGCGGCCCGTGTAGCACGGAAATGCTGCTTGCGGGCACATGACGGGCGACCGCTGCTACTTCGCACCAGTGGGCGACGAAGAATTGCTGCGCACCGGCATCGCGCAAAACCGGCAGGCACTGCGCGACGCCCAGCCCATAACAGTCTGCCTTGACGGCAGCACCGGCAGACGCCTGGCCGGACAGTCGGTTCAGCGCGCGCCAGTTTGCCGCCAGCGCGTCTCGATCGATCTTCAGCCGCAACGATGGCGGCGGTGCGTCAGCCATGTGTGTCTTCGAAATCGCGCGGCGGGCCATCGGGTATGCCCCACCACAGCACCACCAGGCCGAAGGCGACAATCCCCCATGTGTACCAGAGTCCGGAATAGATATTGCCGGTGCTGGCCACGATCACACCCGCTATCAACGGCAGGAAGCCGCCGAGATAACCGGCCCCGATGTGATAGGGGATCGACATCGAACTGTAGCGGATCGAGGGCGGGAACATCTCTGAAAGCAGCGCCGCCACCGAACCATAAGTCAGCGCGGACAGGATACCTAGACCCAGCAGGATCGCGCAAATTCCCAGCAGGTTTGCGAGCTCCGGCTGTTGCTTGGTGAAGTCGAAGCCATATTCGCTCAGGGCGGCCTGAAGGCCAGCCTTGCGCGCGGCACCATCATCGAACCACTCCGGCTCAAGCCCGATCTCTTCGCTGCCCACAGTGACGCGAAGGGCCTCACCCGGCACCATGGTGTAAGCCACGCCCGAGGCGGTGAGTGTTTCGAGGATCTTGCCGCATTGGGTCTGATCGCGATCGAACAGTTCGGCAAAAGGATCGGTGGTACACTGCGGCCCTTCGACCCGCACCGGGGTGATCTTGGCCGATTCCTGCAACCCCGGGTTGGCCAGGCTGCCGAGCGCCCAGAACGCCGGGAACAGCAGCAACAAGGTCAGAACGGCGCCAATGACTATGGGCTTCTTGCGACCGACCCGATCCGACCATTTGCCGACAATCAGGTAGAAGCTCATGATGATCAGGCCGGTCACGAACAAGATCAGTTCAACCGTCTGGTCGGCCACGTTCATCGGACCGCGCAGGAAGCTCATGCTTGAGAAGAAGCCGGTGTACCAGATCGTCGTCAGGATGCCGGATACGCCAAACAGCGCCACGAAAATGCGCTTCTTGTTGCCGGGATAGGTGAAGCTTTCGATGAAGGGATTTCCGGCGATTTTTCCTTCCTGCTTCATGGCCTGGAACACAGGGCTTTCCGACAGCATCAGCCGCATCCACAGCGAAATGCCCAGCAGGATGATCGACAACAGGAACGGCACGCGCCAGCCCCAGGCGGCAAAGTCGTCCTCGGGGATCAACGCGCGGCAGATCAGAACCACGGCGATCGACAATACGAAACCGCCTGCCACACTGGCCTGGATGAAGCTGGTGTAATACCCGCGCTTTTCGGGCGGCGCGTGTTCGGCGACATAAATTGCCGCGCCGCCATATTCACCGCCCAGCGCAAGCCCTTGCAGGATGCGCAGGAAGATGATGATGATCGGGGCCACGATGCCGATCGTATCGACTGTGGGAATCAGGCCGACGCCCGCCGTCGCAATCCCCATCAGCGTAACCGTGACAAGGAAGGTGTATTTGCGCCCCAGCTTGTCGCCCAGATAGCCGAACAGCACCGCACCGATCGGGCGAAAGGCGAAGCCGACCGCAAAGGTCGACCATACCAGCAACAGGCCCAGCGTCTCGTTATCGGTGTCGTAAAACGCATCTTTCAGGATGTAGGCAAGCGTGCCGTATATGAAGAAATCGTACCATTCGAAAATCGTGCCGGCGCTGCTGGCGCCGATCACCAGGCGGATTTCCTTTTCGCTTGGTTCACGAATGGCAGTGCTTGC
Proteins encoded in this window:
- the proS gene encoding proline--tRNA ligase translates to MSQIRHALNTKREDDFAAWYQEVISAADMAEESGVRGCMVIKPWGYGIWERIQRLMDNRIKAAGVQNCYFPIFIPLKNFEREAEHVEGFAKEMAVVTHHRLIADGKGGLIPDPEAKLEEPLVVRPTSETIIGDAMARWVQSWRDLPLLTNQWANVVRWEMRTRMFLRTSEFLWQEGHTAHENREDALEETHRALEMYRACAEEDLALPVIAGEKPENERFPGAVETWSIEAMMQDGKALQAGTSHYLGTNFAHAAGIKYQDREGGEQFCHTTSWGVSTRMIGGVIMTHGDDDGLRVPPRIAPYQVVILPMLRDKPEDADVLAYCKDLHSQLAAETSMGEPVRVLLDTKPGQAAAKRWDWVRKGAPVIIEVGPRDMTEGKVAMIRRDRLWDMENGKAAFQFIARDECVSGMGALLEDIQQSLFNEAAERRDANITRGVTSLDEVATFYDGSTKYPGWLEVQWSKPSGAALDKVVETLKAHKLTIRNVPRDAAPADGTCIFTGAPAVERILIAKAY
- the phaR gene encoding polyhydroxyalkanoate synthesis repressor PhaR — protein: MAKKSAGEGDTVIVKKYANRRLYNTSTSSYITLEDLAAMVRDNVDFQVLDAKTGEDITHSILTQIIMDEEASGGEQMLPVSFLRQLIGMYGNSMQAMMPSYLEAAMTNFRENQGKIREAFEKGISSTPFAKIHETNMAMMRAATDVLMPGMNKRADKPSGGQNDEIAALRKQMAEMQKKLDELSK
- the alr gene encoding alanine racemase; this encodes MADAPPPSLRLKIDRDALAANWRALNRLSGQASAGAAVKADCYGLGVAQCLPVLRDAGAQQFFVAHWCEVAAVARHVPASSISVLHGPLTDADAAYARATGAIPTINSLAQAKRWVESGGGPCDLMIDSGINRLGLSPHEVGDPLVAQLDVRTLMSHLASADEDGPKNVQQLAAFQAVIPLIKHGQVSFANSAGIALGPDYHFDLTRPGLSLYGGWQRPELASEIRQVAYPEAAIIQTRQIVAGESVGYNATFIAPRDMRVGVASLGYADGYLHHWREVGALEHNGHRLPVLGKVSMDMIVIDLSDAPDLSEGDWLSVPYSLPDAAQQSGIPQYELLTVLGQRLKSR
- a CDS encoding MFS transporter — translated: MSETASTAIREPSEKEIRLVIGASSAGTIFEWYDFFIYGTLAYILKDAFYDTDNETLGLLLVWSTFAVGFAFRPIGAVLFGYLGDKLGRKYTFLVTVTLMGIATAGVGLIPTVDTIGIVAPIIIIFLRILQGLALGGEYGGAAIYVAEHAPPEKRGYYTSFIQASVAGGFVLSIAVVLICRALIPEDDFAAWGWRVPFLLSIILLGISLWMRLMLSESPVFQAMKQEGKIAGNPFIESFTYPGNKKRIFVALFGVSGILTTIWYTGFFSSMSFLRGPMNVADQTVELILFVTGLIIMSFYLIVGKWSDRVGRKKPIVIGAVLTLLLLFPAFWALGSLANPGLQESAKITPVRVEGPQCTTDPFAELFDRDQTQCGKILETLTASGVAYTMVPGEALRVTVGSEEIGLEPEWFDDGAARKAGLQAALSEYGFDFTKQQPELANLLGICAILLGLGILSALTYGSVAALLSEMFPPSIRYSSMSIPYHIGAGYLGGFLPLIAGVIVASTGNIYSGLWYTWGIVAFGLVVLWWGIPDGPPRDFEDTHG